A single genomic interval of Arctopsyche grandis isolate Sample6627 chromosome 8, ASM5162203v2, whole genome shotgun sequence harbors:
- the LOC143916177 gene encoding uncharacterized protein LOC143916177 isoform X2: MCDHEKHVQYSVSFMEHMYDFYRSNMHCDFVIIFGTKRYEVHKLVLLISSEVFRNHLDKNLNEYEVKSTDGIREQTVEKTIHYLYNGTLDLAIHEVYNFLKLAEIWGIKELKNMCYSFLKTVTTNNDRVSSITKQIDKIFLLNFSEAIKDKKFLDLSVDELKALLQSDELQVSSEEDAFKGLALWVKKDFDVRKQHLKALMACIRLPLCSLTFLLNEVQSLWYDSLDVCKLLKHAIKWHQNPEQRSNLTSLNCNPRKKFEETVLILGADDFDEAGIIESYIPSTNKWSIYLNIDKRLRDFASVIFDNKLFIFGGETDDGITNMVWCIDLGNKELPPIQVSPMKEKRKRATAIVADSQIYIIGGYNGRNVLRNVEQYDPFSKTSKYVANMNRKRQFHATVIVKYVDSQIYVIGGHDGENELKDVEFYCSKAKKWTNINPMKSNRSQMAAVVLKDYIYTFGGYDGSTALNLIDRFDIKNPSWESFGTLNVPLKGHSAIVYNSKVICFGDQKSKAVIEYDTNTKECNILGKMPNERYFYKGLVIQVETKHESQMKTEDTIQCQAVIPVENQVSVVESRCDAVEKLKQPPTVGYNYGDASSKINAMIEELDDDVSIRNQTVLIVGGIDNDTADLIEEYDPISNICNDFYNLNIKIKEFSSVVFGNNLFLVGGKYDDQVTDKAWSLNLDTKILKELHPMQHEMTNATATVFKGCLYVIGGIDSNDNPMNCVQKYNFDSETWSSVKSMNEKRFGHATTVIADYLYVIGGNDNENVLQSVEFYDSNKDTWIYAKSMKSFRENFAAVTFENSIYVIGGFDGESSVSSIERYDPDKNTWKSLNNFPYALKGHCAVLHDNEIICLEGGSVLKVQKYDHIYDNWKIVHSGRPNDRRYFTAVIKN, encoded by the exons ATGTGTGACCACGAAAAGCATGTGCAATATTCGGTGTCATTTATGGAGCATATGTACGATTTTTACAGGTCAAATATGCATTGCGATTTTGTCATCATATTTGGGACGAAAAG ATACGAAGTTCACAAATTGGTATTATTGATAAGCAGTGAGGTTTTTCGAAATCACTTggacaaaaatttaaatgaatatgaAGTGAAAAGTACCGATGGGATTCGAGAGCAGACTGTAGAAAAGACAATACATTATCTCTATAATGGAACATTGG atttGGCCATACATgaggtatataattttttaaaactcgCTGAAATATGGGGAATTAAGGAGCTCAAAAATATGTGTTACTCCTTTTTGAAGACAGTCACAACTAACAATGATCGCGTTTCATCCATTACCAAGCAAATTGATAAAATCTTCCTGTTAAATTTTTCAGAA GCTATCAAGGACAAAAAGTTTTTGGATTTGTCAGTCGATGAATTAAAGGCATTACTTCAATCTGATGAGTTGCAAGTTTCTTCTGAGGAGGACGCGTTCAAAGGTTTGGCCCTTTGGGTGAAAAAGGATTTTGATGTTAGAAAACAACATTTGAAAGCTTTGATGGCCTGCATTAGACTGCCTTTGTGCTCTCTTAcg tttttattgaACGAAGTGCAATCATTATGGTACGACTCGTTAGACGTCTGCAAATTGTTGAAGCATGCAATTAAATGGCACCAAAATCCAGAACAGAGATCAAATTTGACTTCCTTGAACTGCAATCCTCGTAAAAAATTCGAAGAAACCGTGTTGATCTTAGGAGCAGACGATTTTGAT gaAGCTGGCATTATAGAATCGTATATTCCATCTACAAATAAGtggtcaatttatttaaatatcgaCAAGAGGTTACGTGATTTTGCTTCCGTTATTTTTGACAATAAATTGTTCATATTTGGCGGAGAAACAGATGATGGAATCACAAACATG GTATGGTGTATTGATTTGGGCAATAAGGAACTACCTCCTATACAAGTATCACCAATGAAAGAAAAAAGGAAACGAGCAACAGCTATAGTAGCCGACAGTCAGATATACATAATAGGTGGATATAATGGGAGAAACGTATTGCGCAATGTGGAACA GTATGATCCTTTTTCTAAAACTTCAAAATATGTTGCAAATATGAATCGTAAACGACAGTTTCACGCCACAGTAATTGTCAAATATGTCGATAGCCAAATTTATGTTATTGGGGGACACGACGGTGAAAATGAATTGAAAGATGTTGAATTTTACTGTTCAAAGGCGAAAAAATGGACCAACATCAATCCAATGAAGTCGAATAGATCCCAAATGGCT GCGGTCGTCTTAAAAGATTATATTTACACGTTTGGTGGTTACGATGGTTCCACAGCTTTGAATTTAATTGATCGTTTTGACATCAAAAATCCAAGTTGGGAAAGTTTTGGAACATTGAACGTACCGTTAAAGGGGCACAGTGCAATAGTTTACAATAGCAAAGTAATTTGCTttg GGGATCAAAAATCAAAGGCGGTTATAGAGTACGATACTAATACGAAGGAATGTAATATTTTGGGTAAAATGCCCAATGAACGATACTTTTACAAAGGATTAGTAATACAGGTCGAAACGAAGCATGAAAGTCAGATGAAAACAGAGGACACTATTCAATGTCAAG CAGTCATTCCCGTCGAAAACCAAGTATCGGTTGTTGAATCAAGGTGCGATGCGGTGGAAAAATTAaag caaCCTCCAACTGTAGGTTACAACTATGGCGATGCATCAAGTAAAATAAACGCTATGATCGAAGAACTTGATGATGATGTTAGTATAAGAAATCAAACTGTTTTGATAGTCGGCGGAATTGATAATGAT ACAGCCGATTTGATTGAAGAATATGACCCAATTTCGAATATATGCaacgatttttataatttaaatataaaaattaaagaattctcATCTGTCGTATTTGGAAACAATTTGTTTTTGGTTGGAGGGAAATACGATGATCAAGTCACCGATAAA gcATGGTCTTTGAATTTGGATACCAAGATTCTGAAAGAGTTACATCCCATGCAACATGAAATGACTAATGCGACAGCTACTGTATTCAAAGGATGTCTGTATGTAATTGGAGGAATTGATTCTAATGATAATCCTATGAACTGTGTCCAAAA ATATAATTTCGACAGTGAAACTTGGAGTTCTGTTAAGTCCATGAATGAAAAACGCTTTGGTCATGCAACAACAGTGATCGCGGACTACCTTTATGTAATTGGAGGGAATGATaatgaaaatgtattacaaAGTGTAGAATTTTATGACTCGAATAAAGATACATGGATATACGCCAAATCAATGAAATCATTTAGAGAAAATTTTGCc GCAGTTACCTTtgaaaatagtatatatgtcATAGGAGGGTTCGATGGTGAGTCGTCTGTTTCGTCAATAGAGCGATATGATCCTGATAAAAACACCTGGAAATCATTGAATAATTTTCCATACGCTCTAAAGGGACATTGCGCAGTTTTGCATGACAATGAAATTATTTGCTTGG AAGGTGGATCTGTCTTGAAAGTTCAAAAATACGATCACATCTACGACAATTGGAAGATAGTGCATAGTGGTAGGCCAAATGATCGACGATATTTCACCgctgtaattaaaaattaa
- the LOC143916177 gene encoding uncharacterized protein LOC143916177 isoform X1 gives MCDHEKHVQYSVSFMEHMYDFYRSNMHCDFVIIFGTKRYEVHKLVLLISSEVFRNHLDKNLNEYEVKSTDGIREQTVEKTIHYLYNGTLDLAIHEVYNFLKLAEIWGIKELKNMCYSFLKTVTTNNDRVSSITKQIDKIFLLNFSEAIKDKKFLDLSVDELKALLQSDELQVSSEEDAFKGLALWVKKDFDVRKQHLKALMACIRLPLCSLTFLLNEVQSLWYDSLDVCKLLKHAIKWHQNPEQRSNLTSLNCNPRKKFEETVLILGADDFDEAGIIESYIPSTNKWSIYLNIDKRLRDFASVIFDNKLFIFGGETDDGITNMVWCIDLGNKELPPIQVSPMKEKRKRATAIVADSQIYIIGGYNGRNVLRNVEQYDPFSKTSKYVANMNRKRQFHATVIVKYVDSQIYVIGGHDGENELKDVEFYCSKAKKWTNINPMKSNRSQMAAVVLKDYIYTFGGYDGSTALNLIDRFDIKNPSWESFGTLNVPLKGHSAIVYNSKVICFGDQKSKAVIEYDTNTKECNILGKMPNERYFYKGLVIQVETKHESQMKTEDTIQCQVIPVENQVSVVESRCDAVEKLKQPPTVGYNYGDASSKINAMIEELDDDVSIRNQTVLIVGGIDNDTADLIEEYDPISNICNDFYNLNIKIKEFSSVVFGNNLFLVGGKYDDQVTDKAWSLNLDTKILKELHPMQHEMTNATATVFKGCLYVIGGIDSNDNPMNCVQKYNFDSETWSSVKSMNEKRFGHATTVIADYLYVIGGNDNENVLQSVEFYDSNKDTWIYAKSMKSFRENFAAVTFENSIYVIGGFDGESSVSSIERYDPDKNTWKSLNNFPYALKGHCAVLHDNEIICLEGGSVLKVQKYDHIYDNWKIVHSGRPNDRRYFTAVIKN, from the exons ATGTGTGACCACGAAAAGCATGTGCAATATTCGGTGTCATTTATGGAGCATATGTACGATTTTTACAGGTCAAATATGCATTGCGATTTTGTCATCATATTTGGGACGAAAAG ATACGAAGTTCACAAATTGGTATTATTGATAAGCAGTGAGGTTTTTCGAAATCACTTggacaaaaatttaaatgaatatgaAGTGAAAAGTACCGATGGGATTCGAGAGCAGACTGTAGAAAAGACAATACATTATCTCTATAATGGAACATTGG atttGGCCATACATgaggtatataattttttaaaactcgCTGAAATATGGGGAATTAAGGAGCTCAAAAATATGTGTTACTCCTTTTTGAAGACAGTCACAACTAACAATGATCGCGTTTCATCCATTACCAAGCAAATTGATAAAATCTTCCTGTTAAATTTTTCAGAA GCTATCAAGGACAAAAAGTTTTTGGATTTGTCAGTCGATGAATTAAAGGCATTACTTCAATCTGATGAGTTGCAAGTTTCTTCTGAGGAGGACGCGTTCAAAGGTTTGGCCCTTTGGGTGAAAAAGGATTTTGATGTTAGAAAACAACATTTGAAAGCTTTGATGGCCTGCATTAGACTGCCTTTGTGCTCTCTTAcg tttttattgaACGAAGTGCAATCATTATGGTACGACTCGTTAGACGTCTGCAAATTGTTGAAGCATGCAATTAAATGGCACCAAAATCCAGAACAGAGATCAAATTTGACTTCCTTGAACTGCAATCCTCGTAAAAAATTCGAAGAAACCGTGTTGATCTTAGGAGCAGACGATTTTGAT gaAGCTGGCATTATAGAATCGTATATTCCATCTACAAATAAGtggtcaatttatttaaatatcgaCAAGAGGTTACGTGATTTTGCTTCCGTTATTTTTGACAATAAATTGTTCATATTTGGCGGAGAAACAGATGATGGAATCACAAACATG GTATGGTGTATTGATTTGGGCAATAAGGAACTACCTCCTATACAAGTATCACCAATGAAAGAAAAAAGGAAACGAGCAACAGCTATAGTAGCCGACAGTCAGATATACATAATAGGTGGATATAATGGGAGAAACGTATTGCGCAATGTGGAACA GTATGATCCTTTTTCTAAAACTTCAAAATATGTTGCAAATATGAATCGTAAACGACAGTTTCACGCCACAGTAATTGTCAAATATGTCGATAGCCAAATTTATGTTATTGGGGGACACGACGGTGAAAATGAATTGAAAGATGTTGAATTTTACTGTTCAAAGGCGAAAAAATGGACCAACATCAATCCAATGAAGTCGAATAGATCCCAAATGGCT GCGGTCGTCTTAAAAGATTATATTTACACGTTTGGTGGTTACGATGGTTCCACAGCTTTGAATTTAATTGATCGTTTTGACATCAAAAATCCAAGTTGGGAAAGTTTTGGAACATTGAACGTACCGTTAAAGGGGCACAGTGCAATAGTTTACAATAGCAAAGTAATTTGCTttg GGGATCAAAAATCAAAGGCGGTTATAGAGTACGATACTAATACGAAGGAATGTAATATTTTGGGTAAAATGCCCAATGAACGATACTTTTACAAAGGATTAGTAATACAGGTCGAAACGAAGCATGAAAGTCAGATGAAAACAGAGGACACTATTCAATGTCAAG TCATTCCCGTCGAAAACCAAGTATCGGTTGTTGAATCAAGGTGCGATGCGGTGGAAAAATTAaag caaCCTCCAACTGTAGGTTACAACTATGGCGATGCATCAAGTAAAATAAACGCTATGATCGAAGAACTTGATGATGATGTTAGTATAAGAAATCAAACTGTTTTGATAGTCGGCGGAATTGATAATGAT ACAGCCGATTTGATTGAAGAATATGACCCAATTTCGAATATATGCaacgatttttataatttaaatataaaaattaaagaattctcATCTGTCGTATTTGGAAACAATTTGTTTTTGGTTGGAGGGAAATACGATGATCAAGTCACCGATAAA gcATGGTCTTTGAATTTGGATACCAAGATTCTGAAAGAGTTACATCCCATGCAACATGAAATGACTAATGCGACAGCTACTGTATTCAAAGGATGTCTGTATGTAATTGGAGGAATTGATTCTAATGATAATCCTATGAACTGTGTCCAAAA ATATAATTTCGACAGTGAAACTTGGAGTTCTGTTAAGTCCATGAATGAAAAACGCTTTGGTCATGCAACAACAGTGATCGCGGACTACCTTTATGTAATTGGAGGGAATGATaatgaaaatgtattacaaAGTGTAGAATTTTATGACTCGAATAAAGATACATGGATATACGCCAAATCAATGAAATCATTTAGAGAAAATTTTGCc GCAGTTACCTTtgaaaatagtatatatgtcATAGGAGGGTTCGATGGTGAGTCGTCTGTTTCGTCAATAGAGCGATATGATCCTGATAAAAACACCTGGAAATCATTGAATAATTTTCCATACGCTCTAAAGGGACATTGCGCAGTTTTGCATGACAATGAAATTATTTGCTTGG AAGGTGGATCTGTCTTGAAAGTTCAAAAATACGATCACATCTACGACAATTGGAAGATAGTGCATAGTGGTAGGCCAAATGATCGACGATATTTCACCgctgtaattaaaaattaa